A stretch of Roseibium porphyridii DNA encodes these proteins:
- a CDS encoding RluA family pseudouridine synthase: MSAIEQKQVTADEAGMRLDRWFKFHYPGLGFGRLQKLLRTGQVRLDGKRAEASTRIAKGQTVRIPPLGVELPANDKKNAKPKSTKLIADDRKAIEDMLLFEDNQVMVLNKPAGLAVQGGSGLKRHLDGMLDAFTDRKGNKPRLVHRLDRETSGIILVARTRQAAQELTKAFRHRNTRKIYWTMLAGVPKPRQGRISTFLARSEGEERMQVVRQGEDDAQHAVSLYSVFEQSAQKLSWVTMKPVTGRTHQLRAHAAHIGHPIIGDDKYFNIENWELPGGIQNRLHLLARRIVIPHPSGHGTIDVSAPLPAHMQQTWNLLGFDATDYDPEADDPDESTIKR; encoded by the coding sequence ATGTCCGCAATTGAACAAAAACAAGTGACCGCAGATGAAGCGGGCATGCGCCTCGACCGTTGGTTCAAATTCCATTATCCGGGACTGGGCTTTGGCCGCCTGCAAAAGCTGCTGCGCACCGGTCAGGTGCGTCTCGACGGCAAGCGTGCGGAAGCCAGTACGCGAATAGCCAAAGGCCAAACCGTTCGCATTCCACCACTTGGTGTCGAATTGCCTGCCAACGACAAGAAGAACGCAAAGCCGAAGTCGACGAAGCTGATCGCAGATGATCGCAAGGCCATCGAGGACATGCTTCTTTTTGAGGACAATCAGGTCATGGTCCTCAACAAACCGGCTGGCCTGGCCGTTCAAGGTGGCTCCGGTCTGAAACGGCACCTGGATGGCATGCTGGACGCCTTCACGGACCGCAAAGGCAACAAGCCACGGCTTGTGCACCGTTTGGATCGGGAAACGTCCGGAATTATTCTTGTGGCTCGCACCCGGCAAGCGGCGCAGGAGCTTACCAAGGCCTTCCGGCATCGGAACACCCGCAAGATCTATTGGACCATGCTGGCCGGTGTACCAAAGCCGCGTCAGGGCCGCATCTCAACCTTTCTGGCGCGTAGCGAAGGTGAGGAGCGCATGCAGGTCGTTCGGCAGGGAGAAGACGACGCCCAACATGCGGTGTCGCTCTATTCCGTGTTTGAGCAATCGGCGCAGAAACTGTCCTGGGTCACCATGAAGCCTGTGACAGGTCGAACCCATCAGCTGCGGGCACATGCTGCTCACATCGGTCATCCGATCATTGGTGACGACAAGTATTTCAACATCGAGAACTGGGAACTGCCCGGCGGTATCCAGAACCGGCTTCACCTGTTGGCCCGCAGGATCGTCATTCCGCATCCTTCCGGGCACGGTACGATTGACGTATCTGCGCCATTGCCGGCCCATATGCAACAAACCTGGAACCTTTTGGGTTTTGATGCAACGGACTATGATCCGGAAGCAGACGATCCGGACGAAAGCACTATCAAGCGCTGA
- a CDS encoding AAA family ATPase encodes MPVETTLHMLCGKIASGKSTFAKTLSANPSTVLISEDLWLSGLYEGELVNIADYARCSGRLKQTIAPHIVELLKSGLSVVLDFPANTREQRLWMRHLFEAAGCHHKLYYFDVPDQVCKTRLKARNASGTHEFSVSEDVFDKVTNYFQPPQPDEDFELEIHPAG; translated from the coding sequence ATGCCTGTTGAAACAACGCTGCATATGCTCTGCGGAAAGATAGCTTCCGGAAAATCAACCTTTGCAAAGACCTTGTCGGCCAATCCGAGTACAGTTCTGATCAGCGAGGATCTCTGGTTGTCGGGTCTTTACGAAGGCGAGCTGGTCAACATTGCCGACTATGCACGGTGTTCCGGACGTTTGAAGCAGACAATCGCGCCCCATATCGTCGAGCTTCTCAAGTCAGGCCTTTCTGTCGTGCTCGATTTTCCGGCCAATACCCGGGAACAGAGACTGTGGATGAGACATCTGTTCGAAGCGGCAGGCTGTCATCACAAGTTGTACTATTTCGACGTTCCTGATCAAGTCTGCAAGACACGCCTGAAGGCGCGCAACGCATCGGGAACGCACGAGTTTTCGGTAAGTGAAGACGTCTTCGACAAGGTCACCAACTACTTCCAGCCTCCGCAGCCAGACGAGGACTTTGAGTTGGAAATTCACCCGGCAGGGTGA
- a CDS encoding DUF2778 domain-containing protein — MPRNKQRISGGGRLTPFANQRVSLTVLGGATLLFAGFAAVVAILNSTAAPTQFSRFLDFVGVPTSTQHSSYGALTNGAQRPASTTSDRTTVGVALTAKARTSPVSTAMAAFDVAAAREASAKKAAKKALAAKLAHMKLARSLLVAQKASQLAEALPEPTVLVAADQSVGTLARASVTASAETPVSVVASLAAPSHFKPGAILPPAPTVKPDPPRRAKPASRTPANESVKPRNGAPALAYAAPGNPENEEAGVFSGIGKLFNGSRGGLPGRGSGIAVYDISAATVHMPDGTKLEAHSGIGHRMDNPKYAYVKNLGPTPPNVYKLRMRERRFHGVEAIRMLPLDKAAMKGRDGMLTHTRLLRNSIGSHGCVAFKDYNKFLRAYKSGKVKTLIVVPSMNKLPTYMAKLQRQSGA; from the coding sequence ATGCCTCGGAACAAACAACGCATCAGCGGCGGTGGGCGCCTGACACCTTTCGCAAATCAGCGGGTATCATTGACCGTACTTGGCGGAGCAACGCTGCTGTTTGCCGGTTTTGCTGCAGTTGTCGCAATTTTGAACTCGACCGCGGCACCCACTCAATTTTCCAGATTCCTTGACTTCGTTGGCGTCCCGACCTCCACGCAACATTCAAGTTATGGCGCTTTGACAAATGGCGCTCAGCGCCCAGCCTCAACGACTTCAGATCGGACAACTGTCGGAGTTGCTCTGACGGCGAAGGCCAGAACGAGCCCTGTATCGACAGCAATGGCCGCTTTCGATGTCGCTGCCGCACGTGAAGCGTCCGCAAAAAAAGCCGCCAAGAAAGCATTGGCTGCAAAGCTCGCGCACATGAAGCTGGCACGCAGTCTTCTGGTCGCTCAAAAGGCGTCTCAACTGGCAGAAGCTTTGCCTGAACCGACTGTTTTAGTCGCAGCGGACCAAAGCGTTGGCACTCTGGCAAGGGCTTCGGTAACTGCAAGCGCCGAGACACCCGTCAGCGTCGTCGCCTCGCTTGCCGCACCTTCTCATTTCAAGCCTGGAGCAATCCTGCCTCCTGCTCCAACAGTAAAGCCTGATCCGCCGCGACGCGCGAAGCCGGCTTCTCGCACGCCAGCAAACGAAAGCGTGAAACCGCGCAATGGTGCACCCGCCCTTGCATATGCGGCACCTGGCAATCCCGAGAATGAAGAAGCAGGCGTTTTCAGCGGGATAGGTAAACTATTCAACGGCTCAAGGGGTGGTTTGCCTGGTCGTGGAAGCGGCATCGCCGTTTACGATATCAGCGCCGCAACGGTTCATATGCCCGATGGCACCAAGCTCGAAGCTCATTCCGGAATTGGCCATCGCATGGACAATCCCAAATACGCCTATGTAAAGAACCTTGGGCCGACACCCCCGAATGTCTACAAGTTGCGCATGCGGGAACGACGTTTTCACGGTGTTGAGGCAATCCGCATGCTGCCGCTCGACAAGGCGGCCATGAAAGGCCGGGACGGTATGCTGACCCATACTCGCCTTCTGAGGAACAGCATCGGGTCTCATGGCTGTGTCGCCTTCAAGGATTACAACAAGTTTCTGCGAGCCTATAAGAGCGGTAAGGTCAAAACTCTGATCGTTGTTCCATCCATGAACAAGCTGCCGACCTATATGGCGAAACTTCAGAGGCAAAGCGGCGCTTGA
- a CDS encoding HAD-IA family hydrolase yields MYLILFDVDGTLVDSQNTIFHGLQVGFAAVDLPMPDRKTALSIVGRSLEEAFLDLVGKTHADKVPDMAAAYRESKVSRRRQGLDLDPLYPGARKAIDQLHAREDILLGIATGKAMRGVRHMFDSHDLHGRFVTIQTADTSPSKPHPDMVLRAISETGVEPENTVMLGDTGFDMTMAKSAGAHAIGVTWGYHDHSRLVKEGADQIIQSFEDLESAVSNVMKIHKETM; encoded by the coding sequence ATGTATCTGATCCTTTTTGATGTCGACGGCACCCTGGTGGACAGTCAAAACACCATCTTTCATGGACTACAGGTAGGCTTCGCTGCAGTTGACCTTCCCATGCCCGATCGAAAGACGGCCTTGTCAATTGTCGGGCGATCGCTTGAAGAGGCGTTTCTGGATCTGGTCGGCAAGACACATGCGGACAAGGTTCCCGACATGGCAGCCGCATACAGAGAGTCGAAAGTTTCAAGGCGCCGCCAGGGGCTGGATCTTGATCCGCTATATCCCGGAGCCCGCAAGGCGATTGATCAGCTTCATGCGCGTGAAGATATTTTGCTCGGTATTGCCACAGGCAAGGCGATGCGGGGCGTTCGGCATATGTTTGACAGTCATGACCTTCACGGACGGTTTGTGACGATCCAGACTGCGGACACATCTCCGTCAAAACCGCATCCGGACATGGTGCTTCGAGCTATTTCTGAAACAGGAGTTGAGCCTGAAAACACCGTCATGCTTGGAGATACCGGATTTGACATGACCATGGCCAAGTCTGCCGGCGCGCATGCCATTGGCGTCACCTGGGGTTATCACGATCATTCCCGCCTCGTCAAAGAGGGTGCAGATCAAATAATCCAGAGCTTCGAAGACCTCGAATCCGCCGTGTCAAACGTTATGAAAATTCACAAGGAAACAATGTGA
- a CDS encoding ATP12 family chaperone protein has translation MRDFLETLQEEAIKDPEQRARELSKRELPKRFYQDAKHIAGDNGFEIHLDGRPVKTPGRETLVLPSNALGAAVAAEWNAQEKEINPANMPLTRIANSAQDAVSVRFGEVADDITRFAGNDALCYRADDPESLVETQRAVWDPVVDWAGGLLGGRFVLIEGIIHAPQADDLLAAYRNHIAAVTPLQLAALHTITSVTGSALLALALKEGQLDAESAWTAAHVEEDFNIERWGEDAEAAQIRAYKRAEFDAAVLVLTEG, from the coding sequence ATGCGCGACTTTCTTGAGACCTTGCAGGAAGAGGCGATCAAAGACCCTGAGCAGCGTGCACGTGAACTCTCCAAGCGCGAGTTGCCCAAGCGGTTTTACCAAGACGCAAAACACATAGCGGGTGATAACGGATTTGAAATTCACCTCGATGGCCGCCCGGTCAAAACACCGGGGCGAGAAACACTCGTATTGCCGTCAAATGCCCTTGGCGCGGCTGTTGCCGCTGAATGGAACGCCCAGGAAAAGGAAATCAATCCCGCGAACATGCCGCTGACGCGAATTGCCAATTCGGCGCAAGACGCAGTGAGTGTCCGGTTTGGGGAAGTTGCTGATGATATCACCCGCTTTGCAGGCAATGATGCGCTCTGTTATCGGGCAGACGATCCCGAAAGCCTTGTAGAAACTCAGAGGGCTGTCTGGGATCCGGTCGTGGATTGGGCAGGAGGTCTTCTGGGTGGCAGGTTTGTCCTGATTGAAGGTATTATTCACGCCCCACAAGCTGATGATCTGCTTGCGGCATATCGCAATCACATTGCCGCCGTAACACCCTTACAGCTTGCCGCCCTTCACACCATCACCAGTGTAACAGGATCCGCATTGCTGGCACTTGCACTGAAAGAGGGGCAACTCGATGCAGAAAGCGCCTGGACCGCAGCGCATGTGGAAGAAGACTTCAACATTGAGCGCTGGGGAGAGGACGCGGAAGCTGCGCAAATCCGGGCATACAAACGAGCAGAGTTTGACGCCGCCGTTTTGGTCCTTACCGAAGGCTGA